The DNA sequence ACAGTACTCAATTATGTTTGAACTTAAATACGACACACCTGCACAGTGGACAGAAGCGGTGTTAGCTAATTTTGATTTCTTTTTACAAGATCATGCCGCAGCTGAGAAAAAAGCCTCAGGTATGGCGATGTCTTTATTATCTCATTACCCAGACAGAGCTAAGCTGGTTCGAGCAATGACAGATTTAGCCATAGAAGAGCTAATTCACTTTAAGCAGGTATTAAAGCTTTTAAATGCTCGAGATATCACCTTAGGGGATGATAAAAAAGATAGTTATATTAAACAGGTGAGAGCACTTTTTCGTAATGGCCGGGATGTTTTTTTGATGGATAGGCTATTAGTTGCAGCAGTCATTGAAGCAAGAGGTTATGAACGATTTTATTTAGTCTCTTTAGCACTTCCAGAAGGAAGAGATAAAGACTTTTACCTAGCCATAGCAAAATCAGAAGAAAAACATAAAAATCTTTTTGTTGAGCTTGCCTATGAGTACTTTGATAAAGCTGAGGTTGATGCCAGGTTGGAAGAAATTTTAATTGCTGAGGCAGACATTTGTGCCGGCCTTCCTTTTACTGGTGCTTTGCATTAATGACAGATAAACGACGTTTTAATAGTTTAACAGCCGATTTAATAAATCAGCGTAACTTGGTCCATGAAACGTGCCGGCAATTCAGTCGCAGCCCAAGTAAGGGGAATTTAAAGCGCTTAAAAGCGCTTTTTTCCTCATGTGGTGAGCAAGTTTATATTGAGTCAGGTTTTTACTGTGATTATGGTGATGCCATTACCATTGGTGATAGAAGTTATATTAACGCCAACTGCACCATTATTGATGGCGCAGCAGCATCAAACAAAGAGGCCATTGGTGCTGTCACTATTGGCCAAGACTGCTTAATTGGCCCTAACGTTCAGTTTCTCGCAGTTTCACATGATATTGAACCACAAGCTAGGCGGGCAAATAAGTTTAATTATGTTGGCGATATTACCCTAGCTGATAATGTTTGGCTTGGTGGTGGCGTTATAGTACTTGCTGGTGTTTCTATTGGGCAAAACAGTGTTGTTGGCGCTGGGAGTGTAGTGACCAAGTCAATCCCCGAAAATAGCTTTTATGCAGGTAATCCTGCACAGTTTATTCGTACTGTTTAGGTGTGTTGGCCTTTGCTGGTTTTGACATAAAGCGCAGCATGAACGAGACCTTTGTTGAATCTGTTGAGTTTTGAAGAAAGCCTTTCTTAAAAATGAGTTAATTTGTGCTGAGTAATAGCTCTAATATTGTCAGCTTGCTATAATAAGCCTTAACAATGTTATTTATCTGTTTAAGGTTTATTATGCGCTTTTTATCCCGCCGATTGGTGATGCCCAATGATTTAAATTATGCCAACTCTTTATTTGGTGGTAGAGCATTAGAGTGGATTGACGAAGAAGCTGCTATTTATGCTATCTGTCAATTAGAAACCAACTGTTTGGTAACTAAGCACATAGGTGAAATTAGTTTTGAATCAGCTGCATTACAAGGTGATGTAGTTGAATTTGGCCTAGAAACAAAAAAAGTGGGCAGAACTTCAATTACAGTGACCTGCTTAGTTAGGAATAAGGCAACTAAGAAAACCATATGTTTAGCCGATGATATTGTTTTTGTTCAGCTTGACCCAAATACTCGCTTACCTATACCACATGGTAAAACCCTTGAAGGCTTGAAAAAGCAAACACAGGCTGAAATCGATACCTTGAATATGTAGTTTGCAATCATAGGTTAGTGAAGTTGTCAGTTAAGTCAGTGTCTTGCTTACACGACAATATAACCATACACTGAGTCAATTAAATCATTTAACAAAGTAAAAGGTTATGTCTTCAGATAGATTTGGTACCAGCGCCAATTACAAGCAAAAAGAGCAAGGTTATCGTGATAGAGCGTTAAAACTATTTCCTTGGGTATGTGGTCGATGTGCGCGTGAGTTTGAATACTCAAATATTAAAGAGCTGACGGTACATCATATCGACCATGATCATACCAATAACCCGAATGATGGCAGCAATTGGGAGTTATTGTGCATTTATTGCCATGATAACGAACATGCTAAATACACTGAGCATGCTCAATATCAGACTGAAGTTAAAGCCGGGGAAACTAATCAAGATACGGCTACCTATAACCCCTTTGCTGATTTAAAGTCGATGTTGAAAAAGTAGTGCTATTCTTCTATGGTGAGGTAGTTTTGATAACCTTTGACACCGAAATAGCGAATAGACTTTTTTAACTTTACTTTTTTGGCTATGAGCAAGTCGTTACAGTAAATTTTAACTACTTGCTTATCGCCGTTTGAGTCCGTTTCATAACTATGCTGCTCGTTTAGGCGCAAGTTATCGAATTCAGTTTTCATTATCAACTTCATAATTTGGCACTGCTATAGATTGTTAATGTCTTTTTGTACTTGGTAGCCTTCATCAGTCACAATCTTTTCTAATACTTGCACACGCTCAGTTAATTGAGCAACTTGTTGTTTCAACTCATTGCTTTGCTCATCATTTTGCTGGTTGTACTTCAGCGTTTTGGCTTTAAACTGCAAATGCTTTTTATACATTTCATATAAAACGCCAAAAATGACTGAGACTAAAACAATTACCATTACACCATTGCTCACAATATTCTCCTTATGTTTTGCAAATACTTTTTTCTTTCTGCCAATAATATACGGCAACTATATATAAAATAACAACAAATGGGATACTCGATAATACTAGCCAGTGCCAACCGGCTTTAAATAACATCCAGCCAGCCATTAATGAGGCTAAGGCTTGAAAGCCAAATAAGATAAAGTCATTAGTTGCTTGAACTTTATGTCGTTCGCTGGTGTTATAGCTTTGCGGTAATAACGAAGTACCCGTTAAAAATAGGAAGTTCCAACCTACACCTAACAGCATCAGCGCCCACCAGTAATGCATTACATGCTGACCAGATAAAGCGATAATAGTGACTAGCGTGTAGATGATGGTGCCTAATACTAAAATGCCGCGTAAGGCAAAGCGTTGAATAAGCCAAGGAGCAAACAGTGATGGAATATACATGGCTGCGATATGGCTTTGAATAACCCATTTAGTGTCATGTAAGCTATGAGCTTGCATATGATGCATGCTTAATGGTGTTGCTGTCATTAGGTAACTCATTAATGCATAGCCAATCGTCGCCGCGCAAATAGAGATAATAAAAATAGGCTGCTTTATTATCTCTGATAGAGGTCTGCTATCGCCTGAGGTAGTTTCATGTTTAAGCTCAGGGTTATCAAAAAAGCTGATTAACACCATAGATAAGCTGATCAAACCTGCAAGCATTAAAAATGAGCCAGCGTATTGATGCGGAGAATCTAACCAGTCCTTAGCTACTACCGCGGTTTCTGGCCCTAAAAATGCGGCAAAGACACCACTTAACATCAAAATAGATAACACTTTCGGGATTTCTTGGCTGTTGTGCGTACTTTCTATCGCGGCAAAACGTAATTGGTGCGTAAAAGCGCCACCAACACCAATCAATAAACTGGCAATGGCAAACAGGAAAAAAGATGCCTGTAGCGCTGATAACATGGCAATAAGTGCCCCAGATAAGGAGAAAAATAGCCCGGTAAATATGGCAAACTTACGTCCTTTCACGCGTGCTAACATAGCCGCGGGAATAGAAGCTGCAGCAACACCTAAGATCATTAAGGTAATAGGCAGGGTTGCTAATGATGGATCGCTAGCTATTTGACTGGATAAAATACCGCCGATAAA is a window from the Litorilituus sediminis genome containing:
- a CDS encoding sugar O-acetyltransferase — translated: MTDKRRFNSLTADLINQRNLVHETCRQFSRSPSKGNLKRLKALFSSCGEQVYIESGFYCDYGDAITIGDRSYINANCTIIDGAAASNKEAIGAVTIGQDCLIGPNVQFLAVSHDIEPQARRANKFNYVGDITLADNVWLGGGVIVLAGVSIGQNSVVGAGSVVTKSIPENSFYAGNPAQFIRTV
- a CDS encoding tRNA-(ms[2]io[6]A)-hydroxylase codes for the protein MFELKYDTPAQWTEAVLANFDFFLQDHAAAEKKASGMAMSLLSHYPDRAKLVRAMTDLAIEELIHFKQVLKLLNARDITLGDDKKDSYIKQVRALFRNGRDVFLMDRLLVAAVIEARGYERFYLVSLALPEGRDKDFYLAIAKSEEKHKNLFVELAYEYFDKAEVDARLEEILIAEADICAGLPFTGALH
- a CDS encoding YajD family HNH nuclease, whose protein sequence is MSSDRFGTSANYKQKEQGYRDRALKLFPWVCGRCAREFEYSNIKELTVHHIDHDHTNNPNDGSNWELLCIYCHDNEHAKYTEHAQYQTEVKAGETNQDTATYNPFADLKSMLKK
- a CDS encoding MFS transporter, with the protein product MLLYIVLALVLLVSSALVLTRIYSLPKNISLLFIAQPLVGCSAPIMVFIGGILSSQIASDPSLATLPITLMILGVAAASIPAAMLARVKGRKFAIFTGLFFSLSGALIAMLSALQASFFLFAIASLLIGVGGAFTHQLRFAAIESTHNSQEIPKVLSILMLSGVFAAFLGPETAVVAKDWLDSPHQYAGSFLMLAGLISLSMVLISFFDNPELKHETTSGDSRPLSEIIKQPIFIISICAATIGYALMSYLMTATPLSMHHMQAHSLHDTKWVIQSHIAAMYIPSLFAPWLIQRFALRGILVLGTIIYTLVTIIALSGQHVMHYWWALMLLGVGWNFLFLTGTSLLPQSYNTSERHKVQATNDFILFGFQALASLMAGWMLFKAGWHWLVLSSIPFVVILYIVAVYYWQKEKSICKT
- a CDS encoding acyl-CoA thioesterase, which produces MRFLSRRLVMPNDLNYANSLFGGRALEWIDEEAAIYAICQLETNCLVTKHIGEISFESAALQGDVVEFGLETKKVGRTSITVTCLVRNKATKKTICLADDIVFVQLDPNTRLPIPHGKTLEGLKKQTQAEIDTLNM